One genomic window of Ottowia oryzae includes the following:
- a CDS encoding DUF6538 domain-containing protein — translation MNGLFRRGGVWWARLAIPEHLRAAAGRREFVQSTRTYHHEVAKVVAASLIAAWRHQLLRLDSRRMDERDILKLVSGSPLLNGDGFLSLKEAAQASGLPESELLRRVQRGALGLHYTVPHANGNGYKVPKPDLEPDDPELGIDAGIIAPNFKGNSAPASAQRINVSGQTLRLVDGALFAGLLLDGKDAVTGFVLRAPDQAGVRANASVANVVKDGQRLEAELAPEKWYFPDVEFTEVPTSLLLVAKRDIESIRVELAAAVSPKRAEDARKAVLSSGTEKKHVARAPEKTEKLAGKRFSEAVAIYCEDPHGLSRKLSEKNEIALRKRALLLFAELMGDMLITAIDRDILAKYLYEVLPEVPNKPNNLPGDVTWVENAEGSRRKATMKEIISTLEARSWTVNGKTWQKITDAARDERRQWLCNIFVWAHESGYIGANPAASFLGKKIIEKRKKGSKAGGERTRNPFSDDQLVAIFEKGRFKSGGEGSHAQEWHNVPV, via the coding sequence ATGAACGGTCTATTTCGCCGGGGCGGCGTCTGGTGGGCGCGACTAGCCATTCCCGAGCACTTACGCGCTGCCGCTGGGCGGCGCGAGTTCGTGCAATCGACACGAACCTATCATCATGAAGTCGCTAAAGTCGTCGCTGCTAGCCTGATCGCTGCATGGCGGCACCAGCTGTTGAGGTTAGATTCGCGGCGTATGGACGAGCGCGACATTCTCAAACTTGTGTCTGGCAGCCCGCTTCTGAACGGTGATGGTTTCTTGTCTCTCAAAGAAGCCGCACAGGCTAGCGGCTTGCCCGAATCTGAGCTGTTAAGACGCGTACAGCGCGGGGCGCTCGGGCTTCACTACACGGTGCCGCATGCCAATGGCAACGGTTACAAAGTGCCGAAGCCCGACCTTGAGCCGGATGACCCAGAACTTGGCATCGATGCTGGCATCATCGCCCCGAATTTCAAGGGCAATAGCGCGCCCGCGTCCGCACAGCGAATCAACGTATCAGGGCAAACACTACGCTTGGTGGACGGTGCGCTCTTCGCAGGCCTCCTTTTGGATGGCAAAGACGCCGTAACTGGGTTTGTATTGCGAGCGCCTGATCAGGCCGGTGTGCGTGCAAATGCTTCGGTTGCAAACGTGGTCAAGGACGGGCAGCGGTTAGAAGCTGAACTGGCGCCTGAAAAGTGGTACTTCCCAGATGTCGAATTCACCGAGGTGCCCACGTCGCTACTTCTAGTCGCGAAGCGCGACATAGAGAGCATTCGTGTGGAACTCGCTGCAGCCGTGTCGCCAAAGCGGGCTGAAGACGCAAGAAAGGCAGTCTTATCGAGCGGCACCGAAAAAAAACATGTAGCGAGGGCGCCCGAAAAAACTGAGAAACTGGCGGGGAAGAGATTCTCTGAGGCGGTAGCTATTTACTGCGAGGACCCCCATGGATTGTCCCGCAAGCTGTCTGAGAAAAACGAGATTGCACTGAGAAAAAGAGCGCTCTTGCTCTTCGCTGAGCTTATGGGCGATATGCTTATCACAGCGATCGATCGTGATATTCTTGCGAAATACCTTTATGAGGTATTGCCTGAGGTGCCAAACAAGCCGAATAACCTTCCGGGTGATGTGACATGGGTTGAAAATGCGGAAGGAAGCCGCCGAAAAGCAACCATGAAAGAGATCATCTCTACGCTGGAGGCGCGCAGTTGGACCGTTAATGGCAAAACTTGGCAAAAAATAACTGATGCTGCCCGTGATGAGCGGCGTCAGTGGCTCTGCAACATCTTTGTTTGGGCGCACGAATCGGGATATATTGGTGCGAATCCAGCTGCGTCATTTCTCGGTAAAAAGATCATCGAAAAGCGAAAGAAAGGTAGTAAAGCCGGCGGTGAGCGTACGCGTAACCCGTTCAGCGACGATCAGTTGGTCGCGATTTTCGAAAAAGGGCGCTTTAAAAGTGGGGGGGAAGGAAGTCACGCACAAGAATGGCACAATGTACCCGTTTGA
- a CDS encoding TetR family transcriptional regulator: protein MARRTKEDALATREALLDAAVCVFGRRGVARSSLAEIAEQAGLTRGAVYWHFKDKGELFNAMMDRVTLPLEADLIGHCEGQGDPVVELLDKMRRAMRTIEHDALTQNVLEIATLKVEHVDDMGPVRDRYVAAHRDKLHLMTQALERAAALRHKALPAPARTLAEGYHSLIHGLVFSWLLGRSFPLEQTAVLAMETYLAGAGLMPPLTCASAGAANQG, encoded by the coding sequence ATGGCGCGCCGCACCAAGGAAGATGCCCTCGCTACCCGCGAGGCCCTGCTGGATGCCGCAGTGTGCGTGTTCGGGCGCCGCGGCGTCGCACGCAGTTCGCTGGCCGAGATCGCCGAGCAGGCGGGTTTGACCCGGGGTGCCGTCTACTGGCACTTCAAGGACAAAGGTGAGTTGTTCAACGCGATGATGGATCGCGTGACCCTGCCGCTGGAGGCCGACCTCATCGGCCATTGCGAAGGCCAGGGCGACCCGGTGGTGGAGCTGCTGGACAAAATGCGCCGCGCCATGCGCACCATCGAGCACGATGCGCTCACCCAGAACGTGCTGGAAATCGCCACGCTGAAGGTGGAGCACGTCGATGACATGGGCCCGGTGCGCGACCGCTACGTGGCCGCCCACCGGGACAAGCTCCATCTGATGACGCAGGCGCTCGAGCGTGCGGCAGCGCTGCGCCACAAAGCACTGCCCGCCCCGGCCCGCACGCTGGCCGAGGGCTACCACTCGCTGATCCACGGCCTGGTTTTCAGCTGGCTGCTGGGGCGCAGTTTTCCCTTGGAGCAGACTGCCGTTCTGGCTATGGAAACCTACCTGGCCGGGGCTGGCCTGATGCCGCCTTTGACCTGCGCGTCTGCGGGCGCCGCCAATCAGGGATAA